One Prunus dulcis chromosome 7, ALMONDv2, whole genome shotgun sequence DNA segment encodes these proteins:
- the LOC117633820 gene encoding chromatin-remodeling ATPase INO80 translates to MDHRRQSKDSLSYSNLFNLESLMNFQVPQPDDDFDYYGNSSQDESRGSQGGATGNGLIPDRELNSVKKRRRSQNSDYEDEDSYYRTHITEERYRSMLGEHIQKYKRRFKDSSSSPAPTQMGIPVPKGNKGLKSRKLANEQRGGFYDMETTSEWLNDSNTQKPGNHHDADFAPQSGTNRITYEPPYLDIGDGITYKIPPIYDKLVTSLHLPSFLDFRVEEVYLKGTLDLGSLAEMMASDKRLGPKNRAGMGEPQPQYESLQDRLKASSASNSAQKFSLKVSDIGLNSSIPEGAAGNIKRSILSEGGVLQVYYVKVLEKGDTYEIIERSLPKKQKLKKDPSVIEREEMEKIGKVWVNIVRRDMPKHHRIFTTFHRKQLIDAKRVSENCQREVKMKVSRSLKLMRGAAIRTRKLARDMLLFWKRIDKEMAEVRKKEEKEAAEALRREQELREAKRQQQRLNFLIQQTELYSHFMQNKSSSQPSEDLAVGDEKQNDKEASLSSSDDEAIEEEDPEDAELKKEAFKAAQDAVLKQKNLTSKFDNEYMKLCEDAEPEAAQEVAGASSIDLHNPSTMPVTSTVQTPELFKGSLKEYQLKGLQWLVNCYEQGLNGILADEMGLGKTIQAMAFLAHLAEEKNIWGPFLVVAPASVLNNWADEISRFCPDLKTLPYWGGLQERTVLRKKITAKKLYRRDAGFHILITSYQLLVADEKYFRRVKWQYMVLDEAQAIKSSNSIRWKTLLSFNCRNRLLLTGTPIQNNMAELWALLHFIMPTLFDSHEQFNEWFSKGIENHAEHGGTLNEHQLNRLHSILKPFMLRRVKTDVISELTQKTEVTVHCKLSSRQQAFYQAIKNKISLAELFDSNRGHLNEKKILNLMNIVIQLRKVCNHPELFERSEGSTYLYFGEIPNSLLAPPFGELEDVHYSGGQNPITYPIPKLFYQEILQSSEIFCSAVRHGVYRESFEKYFNVFSPENVHRSIFLQENSSDELSINSGTFGFTHLIELSPAEVAFLGTGSFMERLMFSIMRWDRQFLDGTVDSLVETMKDDFECSYLDSGKVRAVTRMLLMPSRSVTNVLQNKLATGPGDAPFEALVVSHRDRLLSNTRLLHSTYTFIPRARAPPVNAHCSDRNFTYKMVEEQQYPWVKRLFTGFARTSDFNGPRKPESPHHLIQEIDSELPVSCPALQLTYRIFGSCPPMQSFDPAKLLTDSGKLQTLDILLKRLRADNHRVLLFAQMTKMLNILEDYMNYRKYKYLRLDGSSTIMDRRDMVRDFQQRSDIFVFLLSTRAGGLGINLTAADTVIFYESDWNPTLDLQAMDRAHRLGQTRDVTVYRLICKETVEEKILQRASQKNTVQQLVMMGGHVQGDLLAPEDVVSLLLDDAQLEQKLREIPLQTKDKQKKKQTKGIRVDAEGDASLEDLTNPASAPQGTGHEDSPDVEKSKSNNKKRKGASDKQTLRPKNPKSMAGSDSYELDDPLQTTDPQAVKPKRPKRSKKSVNENLEPAFTATLPPVPEQTQYPPPH, encoded by the exons ATGGACCACAGGAGGCAATCCAAGGATTCTCTCTCATACTCTAACCTCTTCAATCTTGAG TCTTTGATGAACTTTCAAGTTCCACAACCAGATGACGATTTTGATTATTATGGCAATAGTAGTCAGGATGAGAGCAGAGGTAGCCAAG GTGGAGCCACTGGTAATGGGCTAATTCCTGACAGAGAATTGAATTCAGTGAAGAAAAGAAGGCGATCTCAAAATAGTGACTACGAGGACGAGGACAGTTATTACCGGACACACATTACAGAAGAAAGGTATCGATCAATGCTTGGAGAACACATTCAGAAGTATAAAAGGAGGTTCAAGGATTCCTCGTCAAGTCCTGCACCAACACAGATGGGGATTCCAGTTCCAAAGGGTAATAAGGGTTTAAAATCCAGGAAACTGGCCAATGAGCAACGAGGAGGGTTTTATGATATGGAAACCACATCAGAGTGGCTCAATGATTCTAATACACAGAAGCCAGGGAACCACCATGATGCAGATTTTGCACCACAAAGTGGCACCAATAG AATAACGTATGAACCTCCTTATCTGGATATAGGAGATGGTATCACTTACAAGATTCCACCAATTTATGATAAGCTGGTGACATCTTTGCACTTGCCTAGCTTTTTGGATTTTCGGGTGGAGGAAGTTTACTTGAAAGGTACATTGGACTTGGGATCCTTGGCAGAAATGATGGCTAGTGACAAAAGGTTGGGGCCTAAAAACCGGGCAGGGATGGGGGAGCCCCAGCCCCAGTATGAATCCCTTCAGGATAGATTAAAGGCATCGTCCGCATCAAACTCAGCTCAAAAGTTCAGTCTCAAAGTCTCTGATATAGGGTTAAATTCTTCTATCCCAGAGGGGGCAGCTGGAAATATAAAGAGGTCTATTTTGTCTGAAGGTGGTGTCTTACAGGTCTACTATGTGAAAGTTTTGGAGAAGGGAGACACATATGAG ATCATTGAACGAAGCCTACCCAAGAAGCAAAAGTTGAAGAAAGACCCTTCTGTGATTGAGAGGGAGGAAATGGAAAAGATTGGAAAAGTTTGGGTAAACATAGTAAGAAGAGACATGCCAAAGCATCATAGGATTTTTACAACTTTTCACCGGAAGCAACTAATTGACGCTAAGAGGGTCTCAGAGAACTGTCAAAGAGAG GTGAAAATGAAGGTGAGTAGATCACTTAAATTGATGAGGGGTGCTGCAATTCGTACAAGGAAACTAGCCAGAGACATGCTACTATTTTGGAAGAGAATAGATAAAGAGATG GCAGAAGTGAGGAAGAAAGAGGAGAAAGAAGCAGCTGAAGCTTTGAGGCGCGAACAGGAGCTTCGAGAAGCAAAGAGACAGCAGCAAAGGCTCAATTTTCTTATACAGCAAACTGAACTTTACAGTCACTTTATGCAGAACAAGTCAAGTTCACAGCCATCTGAAGATCTGGCTGTCGGAgatgaaaaacaaaacgaCAAAGAAGCATCTCTGAGCTCCTCAGATGATGAAGCTATTGAGGAAGAAGACCCTGAGGATGCTGAACTGAAAAAGGAGGCTTTTAAAGCTGCTCAAGATGCAGTTTTAAAGCAGAAAAACTTAACTAGTAAATTTGATAATGAGTATATGAAACTATGTGAAGATGCTGAACCTGAGGCAGCACAGGAGGTTGCTGGAGCTAGTAGCATAGATCTACATAACCC TTCCACCATGCCTGTAACCTCAACAGTTCAGACACCGGAGTTGTTTAAAGGATCCCTTAAAGAATATCAGCTAAAAGGCCTCCAGTGGCTGGTTAATTGTTATGAGCAG GGTTTAAATGGCATCCTTGCTGATGAGATGGGACTAGGAAAGACTATTCAGGCCATGGCGTTTTTGGCTCATTTGGCTGAG GAGAAAAATATATGGGGGCCTTTTCTGGTTGTTGCTCCTGCTTCTGTCTTGAACAATTGGGCTGATGAAATTAGTCGTTTCTGCCCTGACTTGAAAACTCTTCCATACTGGGGTGGTCTTCAGGAGCGTACGGTACTTAGGAAAAAGATCACCGCTAAGAAACTTTACCGCAG GGATGCAGGGTTTCATATTCTCATTACCAGCTACCAGCTGCTAGTGGCCGATGAGAAGTATTTTCGACGTGTGAAATGGCAGTATATGGTATTAGATGAAGCCCAAGCAATCAAAAGTTCTAACAG TATAAGATGGAAGACACTGCTCAGCTTTAATTGTCGAAATCGTTTGTTGCTTACTGGTACACCTATCCAGAATAATATGGCAGAGTTGTGGGCTCTACTACATTTCATTATGCCAACCTTATTTGACAGCCATGAACAATTCAATGAGTGGTTTTCAAAAGG AATTGAAAACCATGCGGAACATGGGGGTACTTTGAACGAGCACCAGCTTAACAGATTG CATTCCATATTAAAGCCATTCATGCTGCGTCGAGTTAAAACAGATGTGATTTCTGAGCTGACCCAGAAAACTGAGGTTACTGTGCACTGCAAGTTGAGTTCTCGACAACAAGCTTTTTATCAAGCTATCAAGAACAAAATATCTCTTGCTGAGTTGTTTGACAGCAATCGTGGGCATCttaatgagaagaaaattttgaatttgatgaataTTGTCATTCAGCTGAGAAAG GTATGCAACCATCCTGAGCTATTTGAGAGGAGTGAAGGAAGCACATATCTGTACTTTGGTGAGATACCAAATTCTCTTCTTGCCCCTCCATTTGGGGAGTTAGAGGATGTGCACTACTCAGGAGGTCAAAATCCTATAACATACCCG ATCCCTAAACTTTTCTATCAAGAAATTCTCCAGAGCTCTGAAATTTTTTGCTCAGCAGTTCGACATGGTGTCTACAGAGAATCTTTCGAGAAATACTTTAACGTATTTTCACCGGAAAATGTTCATCGATCAATATTCTTGCAAGAGAATAGCTCGGATGAGTTGTCCATTAATAGTGGAACGTTTGGTTTTACTCATCTGATAGAACTGTCCCCTGCAGAGGTTGCATTTCTAGGAACTGGTTCTTTTATGGAGAGACTAATGTTTTCTATTATGAGATGGGATCGGCAATTTTTGGATGGAACTGTGGACTCACTGGTGGAAACCATGAAGGATGATTTTGAATGTAGTTATCTTGACAGTGGAAAAGTGAGAGCGGTGACACGAATGCTGCTAATGCCTTCACGATCTGTAactaatgttcttcaaaacaaactGGCTACAGGACCTGGTGATGCTCCATTCGAGGCTCTAGTTGTCTCACATCGGGACAGGCTTCTTTCTAACACTAGGCTTCTCCATTCAACATACACATTCATACCACGAGCTAGAGCTCCTCCA GTTAATGCCCATTGCTCAGACAGAAACTTTACTTACAAAATGGTTGAAGAACAACAATACCCTTGGGTGAAGAGGTTGTTCACTGGGTTTGCACGGACATCTGACTTTAATGGACCCAGGAAACCTGAGAGCCCTCATCATTTAATACAAGAGATTGATTCTGAGCTGCCTGTTTCATGTCCTGCTCTTCAGTTAACATACAGGATTTTTGGGTCTTGTCCTCCCATGCAAAGCTTTGACCCAGCAAAATTGCTTACT GATTCTGGGAAACTTCAGACCCTTGATATATTGTTGAAACGCTTGAGGGCAGACAACCATCGTGTTCTGTTGTTTGCACAAATGACAAAGATGCTGAATATTCTCGAG GACTACATGAACTACAGGAAATATAAATACCTGAGACTTGATGGATCCTCCACCATAATGGATCGGCGAGATATGGTCAGAGACTTCCAGCAACG GAGTGATATTTTTGTGTTCTTGCTGAGTACAAGAGCTGGTGGACTTGGCATTAACTTGACAGCTGCTGATACTGTCATATTTTATGAAAGTGATTGGAATCCAACCCTGGATCTACAGGCAATGGATAGAGCTCATCGTCTGGGTCAGACAAGAGAT GTTACCGTCTACCGACTAATTTGTAAAGAAACTGTTGAAGAGAAGATTCTGCAAAGAGCAAGTCAGAAAAATACTGTCCAGCAGCTTGTAATGATGGGTGGCCATGTTCAGGGTGATCTTTTGGCTCCTGAGGATGTTGTATCATTACTTCTGGATGATGCTCAGTTGGAGCAGAAATTAAGAGAAATTCCATTACAG ACCAAGgataaacaaaagaagaaacaaacaaagggTATACGGGTAGACGCAGAAGGTGATGCTTCTTTGGAAGATTTAACAAACCCTGCATCTGCACCTCAGGGTACTGGACATGAGGACTCTCCAGATgtggaaaaatcaaaatccaacAATAAAAAG AGAAAAGGTGCATCTGACAAACAAACTCTGAGGCCGAAGAATCCGAAAAGCATGGCCGGATCTGATAGCTATGAGTTGGATGACCCCCTACAAACTACTGATCCACAAGCTGTGAAACCCAAGAGGCCAAAGAGGTCAAAGAAGAGTGTAAACGAAAATCTTGAGCCGGCATTTACTGCGACACTCCCTCCAGTTCCAGAGCAGACCCAATATCCACCCCCACATTAG